The window TACCGAGCACCGCAGCGCCAATCCGCTGCCAACTAACACGCAAGGAGGAAATGAATTATGAATAAAGCAAGCGCAAAGAAAACAGTCGCAAAGAAAGCGAGCAAGCCGAGCGGCAGCAAAACCAGCAAAGGCAAAAAGGTCCAGTTCAAACTGCGCGCACCCCGGGCTAAGAACGTGGCGGTGGCCGGGACATTCAACGATTGGGACGTGCTCGCAAGCCCCCTCATCCTGAACGAGGAGGATGGGGACATGTGGGAGGCTGTGATCTATCTCGAACCCGGGGACTATGAATATCGCTTTCTTGTGGATGGTGACTGGTGTGACGATCCGTTATGTATGGAGTATCGGTGTAACGAGTTCGGCACCAACAACAGTCTCATCAGAGTATAAACGGTTGAGAACCAGGAGGGTATCATGCGGAACCAGGGGACGGATATCTTTACCGTAAAAAGTCTGCCGGCGTTCAATTTCGGCTATAGAATGAGATTGAAGGAATATGACCTCAATGGAATCGTCAAAGACCTGGAATTGATTCTTCCCGAGTACGTTTCGGATGACATTGAGACAAAGACGATCCTCTCCGATGAGGAACTTGTC is drawn from Syntrophorhabdaceae bacterium and contains these coding sequences:
- a CDS encoding glycogen-binding domain-containing protein, whose product is MNKASAKKTVAKKASKPSGSKTSKGKKVQFKLRAPRAKNVAVAGTFNDWDVLASPLILNEEDGDMWEAVIYLEPGDYEYRFLVDGDWCDDPLCMEYRCNEFGTNNSLIRV